From the Pseudomonadota bacterium genome, one window contains:
- a CDS encoding DnaJ domain-containing protein has translation MQQINELELFRSCQVLFGGQLDVSREFLEYIQWSGVKSAYRKKVRETHPDGAAREGELVQRKRADEFRSVQEAYENLSNFLAARDKGYRLIAPIRVKAENSGARSYGSPSGQAEQNSSRHRRKEGPQPVGGFAENRRRSGNPAEGRPSRPVTSSLYKGPLPRRRLLFGHFLYYSGLINWRTIVKALAWQRNNRPRIGELGKRVGLLSEVDVEKVIRNRKGMESFGQSAISMRLLNQKQLKGLILQQKRLQRKFGEFFIAHRIFSPEQLEDLVQECQRHNAQFAP, from the coding sequence ATGCAACAGATAAACGAACTGGAGCTGTTCAGGTCCTGCCAGGTGCTTTTTGGTGGCCAGCTTGATGTTTCCAGGGAGTTCCTCGAATACATCCAGTGGTCCGGAGTCAAGAGCGCATACCGCAAAAAAGTCAGGGAGACGCATCCGGATGGTGCGGCAAGAGAGGGTGAGCTGGTCCAGCGCAAAAGGGCCGATGAGTTCAGGTCGGTCCAGGAGGCCTATGAAAATCTTTCAAATTTTCTGGCGGCCAGGGATAAGGGCTATCGGTTGATTGCACCCATACGGGTAAAGGCAGAAAACTCAGGGGCCCGGTCTTATGGGAGCCCGTCTGGGCAGGCGGAACAAAACTCTTCCCGGCACAGGCGTAAAGAAGGGCCGCAACCAGTCGGCGGTTTTGCAGAAAATAGGAGGAGAAGCGGAAATCCGGCAGAGGGTCGACCGAGTCGCCCTGTCACGTCCTCGCTTTACAAAGGACCGTTACCCAGGAGAAGACTTCTTTTCGGCCATTTCCTCTATTATTCCGGATTGATTAACTGGCGCACAATTGTAAAGGCTCTGGCCTGGCAGAGAAACAACCGCCCGCGGATCGGGGAGCTTGGCAAACGTGTCGGCCTGCTGTCCGAGGTTGATGTGGAGAAGGTGATCAGGAATCGGAAGGGGATGGAAAGTTTCGGACAGTCAGCGATCAGTATGCGCCTGTTAAACCAGAAGCAACTGAAAGGGTTGATCCTGCAGCAGAAGAGGCTGCAGAGGAAATTCGGGGAATTTTTTATCGCCCACCGGATATTCTCTCCCGAGCAACTTGAGGATCTGGTGCAGGAATGTCAGCGACATAATGCTCAGTTTGCTCCCTGA
- the dnaA gene encoding chromosomal replication initiator protein DnaA: MYWEMIRNGLSEVMPENALSLWINPLKCLHESDTSIELAGPDRFFCSWVTENYLPRINSVLEKLGMPDTRITITVDPEQSVPMLPPGISHQQMRLPNVPKNNTAVRVLHPRFTFDEFMTGESNLMARSACEAIANDDSSISRCLFIDSDTGLGKSHLTHAVAHKILAESPGTRLHYLTSQQLTAEMVRSIRSNSMDDFKEKYHSQCDVLLVEDIHSLSGRSKTQEELAAVLDILLEKNKRVIFTSKVPARDIADIDPGFRSRLSSGLVTSINPPDFKTRCHIIKRKAGKSIPGLSEELIGYLAENIRGDIRQVESAIIGLKAKTSLLRCPADLDMVKEVLSNIITSRANIVSALMIRDFIAEQFKTSHEELCSKSRKKTVAFPRQVAMYLARKLTDQPLGDIGKAFNRDHSTVVHSVKVITESINRCGSVRGQVDLLTRKLKKKFD, from the coding sequence ATGTATTGGGAAATGATTAGAAACGGTTTGTCTGAAGTCATGCCGGAGAATGCTCTTTCTTTATGGATCAACCCATTAAAATGCCTGCACGAAAGCGACACCTCGATCGAACTGGCCGGCCCCGACAGATTTTTCTGCTCCTGGGTCACGGAAAACTACCTCCCCAGAATCAACAGCGTCCTTGAAAAACTCGGCATGCCCGACACCAGGATCACCATCACCGTCGATCCCGAGCAATCGGTGCCGATGCTTCCGCCGGGGATTTCCCATCAACAGATGCGCCTGCCGAATGTTCCGAAAAACAATACTGCGGTGCGCGTCCTGCACCCCCGCTTCACCTTTGACGAGTTCATGACCGGAGAGTCCAACCTGATGGCACGATCGGCCTGCGAGGCAATTGCCAATGATGATTCCTCCATTTCCCGCTGCCTGTTCATCGATTCCGACACCGGTCTCGGGAAAAGCCATCTCACCCATGCCGTGGCCCACAAGATCCTCGCCGAATCCCCGGGAACACGACTGCATTATCTTACCTCACAACAGCTGACCGCCGAGATGGTCCGCAGCATCCGATCTAACAGCATGGATGATTTCAAGGAAAAGTATCACAGCCAATGTGATGTGTTGCTGGTTGAAGATATTCATTCCCTCTCCGGGCGGAGTAAAACCCAGGAAGAACTTGCTGCGGTCCTTGATATCCTGCTGGAAAAAAACAAGCGGGTCATCTTTACCAGTAAAGTCCCGGCCCGCGACATCGCAGACATTGATCCGGGATTCCGCTCCCGCCTCTCTTCCGGACTGGTCACCTCAATCAATCCTCCTGACTTCAAGACCAGATGCCACATCATTAAACGCAAAGCCGGCAAATCCATCCCCGGTCTCAGCGAAGAACTGATCGGTTATCTGGCAGAAAACATTCGTGGCGATATCAGGCAGGTGGAGAGCGCCATCATCGGCCTGAAGGCCAAGACCAGCCTTCTCCGCTGCCCTGCTGATCTGGACATGGTCAAAGAGGTGCTCAGTAATATTATTACCAGCAGGGCCAACATCGTATCAGCCCTCATGATCCGGGATTTTATTGCCGAGCAGTTCAAAACCTCACACGAAGAGCTCTGCTCAAAGTCGAGGAAAAAAACCGTTGCTTTTCCACGCCAGGTGGCCATGTACCTTGCCCGCAAGCTTACCGATCAGCCACTTGGTGACATCGGCAAGGCATTCAACCGCGATCATTCAACCGTGGTCCACTCGGTTAAAGTGATCACCGAGTCCATCAACCGTTGCGGCAGTGTCCGCGGTCAGGTGGACCTCCTGACCAGAAAGCTCAAAAAGAAGTTCGATTGA
- the hemG gene encoding protoporphyrinogen oxidase has product MEKRDIVVLGSGLSGLSAGHFIGEKCPGRDVLLIEKEGRPGGAIQSFSQDGYHAEWGPHGFLNNTPESLKILADTGLDQEMMTAPLGDFRRFICFKGGLEPLPQSPKMLLTTPLLSAAGKLRLLADLWKKPKDAPQTISDWARYRFGSGVLPMVDVAVTGTFAGDPDRLSIDAVMPGVRQLEKENGSVLRGLKNKKKMGGDVRKLPAMINFPQGMERLIEVLAERQEIRRNTCITKIKKNDFWELKFEGGALQCRTLVVALPVNSSLQLLSHLSPPPVSSIPGARIVNVVLGFSDMGQIPRGFGYLAPEKEKRFAMGAMFTSHMFPGRCPEGIVMIEALVGGRRHPERLDLSDDELVNKVCEDLGALMNITGKPVFSRVLRPASEIPQLEMDHPALLTWRRDMEESFEGLHICGFGWDGIGMNDMIKSSARAASDIAAGKAGEAGQAPVKPVYF; this is encoded by the coding sequence GTGGAAAAGAGAGATATTGTTGTTTTGGGGTCCGGTCTTTCCGGTCTTTCGGCAGGGCATTTTATCGGGGAAAAATGTCCTGGGCGGGATGTGCTGCTGATTGAAAAGGAAGGCCGTCCCGGCGGGGCTATCCAATCTTTCAGTCAGGACGGCTATCATGCCGAATGGGGGCCGCACGGTTTTTTGAACAACACCCCGGAGAGCCTCAAGATTCTGGCCGATACCGGTCTTGATCAGGAGATGATGACCGCTCCGCTTGGAGATTTCCGCCGGTTTATCTGTTTCAAGGGGGGGCTTGAGCCTTTGCCCCAAAGCCCGAAAATGCTTCTGACAACTCCGCTCCTTTCCGCTGCCGGAAAACTCAGGCTTTTGGCGGATCTCTGGAAAAAACCGAAGGACGCCCCGCAGACCATCAGTGACTGGGCCAGATATCGTTTTGGCAGTGGTGTCCTGCCCATGGTTGATGTTGCGGTTACCGGAACTTTTGCCGGCGACCCTGATCGGCTCAGTATCGATGCGGTTATGCCCGGTGTCCGGCAGCTTGAAAAAGAGAACGGTTCGGTGTTGCGCGGCTTGAAGAACAAAAAGAAAATGGGGGGGGATGTCCGCAAGTTGCCTGCCATGATAAATTTTCCCCAGGGCATGGAAAGATTGATCGAAGTGCTGGCGGAAAGGCAGGAGATCAGAAGGAACACCTGTATCACAAAAATTAAAAAAAATGATTTCTGGGAGCTTAAGTTTGAAGGGGGCGCCCTTCAATGCAGGACCCTGGTGGTTGCTCTGCCGGTCAACAGTTCCCTGCAACTCCTGTCACATCTCAGTCCTCCGCCGGTTTCCAGTATCCCGGGGGCCAGGATAGTCAATGTGGTTCTGGGTTTTTCTGATATGGGGCAGATTCCCCGAGGGTTTGGATATCTTGCTCCGGAAAAGGAGAAAAGATTCGCCATGGGGGCCATGTTCACCTCCCACATGTTCCCGGGACGCTGCCCTGAAGGAATAGTTATGATCGAGGCTCTGGTGGGCGGCCGACGCCATCCGGAGAGACTTGACCTCTCAGACGATGAGTTGGTGAACAAGGTTTGCGAGGATCTGGGTGCCCTGATGAACATCACCGGAAAACCGGTTTTCTCGAGGGTCTTAAGGCCGGCCAGCGAAATCCCGCAGCTTGAGATGGACCATCCCGCCTTGCTGACGTGGCGCCGGGACATGGAAGAATCTTTCGAGGGGCTCCATATCTGTGGTTTCGGCTGGGACGGGATCGGCATGAACGACATGATCAAGTCGTCTGCCAGGGCAGCTTCTGACATTGCTGCCGGCAAGGCTGGAGAGGCCGGTCAGGCTCCGGTGAAACCGGTGTACTTCTGA
- a CDS encoding ferrous iron transport protein A has translation MAKIPLRQLKKNQTGVITAVKVAGELGRRIREMGLVPGTEIKIQGRAPLYDPVALRVMGGTLTLRNNEADHIEVETE, from the coding sequence GTGGCAAAAATACCGTTAAGACAATTGAAGAAGAATCAGACCGGAGTGATCACCGCCGTCAAAGTGGCCGGAGAACTTGGCCGGCGAATCAGGGAGATGGGTCTGGTTCCGGGCACTGAAATAAAAATTCAGGGAAGGGCCCCTCTCTATGATCCTGTTGCCCTGAGGGTAATGGGCGGCACGCTCACCCTGCGCAACAACGAGGCGGATCACATTGAGGTTGAGACGGAATAA
- a CDS encoding glucose-6-phosphate isomerase: MTSTFQNMDRLPAFTELSRLAENPYRLKKDSTFSRKRLASFSCRNSSLELIYTCQQIDDTTLDSLQQLADQAGAVSQFMAMKRGETMNRIEGFASENRMVQHTATRDLFTDPPFNQKTTGQATTELEKLKHFLADLDSGKIVNSRGESFHTMINIGIGGSDLGPRAIYLALQPFRKNGRTVKFISNVDPDDAASVLSGIDLTRTLVCVVSKSGTTLETLTNESLTSKAFAAEGLKPEEHFIAVTGMGSPMDNPEKYLRSFYMFDYIGGRYSATSMVGGVMLGFALGYDHFLAFLKGANNIDRCAEETSIRRNIPLLLALLGIWNRNFLKHQTLAILPYSQALVRFVAHLQQCDMESNGKSINRQGKPLPYDSGPVIWGEPGTNGQHAFYQLIHQGTTVIPVEFIGFRENQYGRDINIRGTTSQEKLVANLLAQMMALAVGKDDTNPNRIFSGNRPSSLLLADRLDPETMGELLAVYENKIAFQGFIWNINSFDQEGVQLGKYLADRILDRISGRTTSDPVMKTGKDGDVDGNVLSAARIAVRKQQ, translated from the coding sequence ATGACCAGTACATTTCAGAACATGGACCGGCTGCCGGCTTTCACCGAACTTTCCCGCCTTGCCGAAAATCCTTACCGCCTGAAAAAGGATTCCACCTTCAGCCGAAAAAGGCTTGCGTCGTTTTCCTGCCGGAACTCGTCACTTGAACTGATTTACACCTGCCAGCAGATAGATGACACAACGCTTGACTCCCTGCAGCAGCTGGCGGATCAGGCCGGCGCCGTATCCCAGTTCATGGCGATGAAAAGGGGGGAAACCATGAACAGGATAGAAGGCTTTGCCTCTGAAAACAGGATGGTCCAGCACACCGCCACCCGAGATCTGTTTACAGACCCACCCTTCAATCAGAAAACCACCGGCCAGGCAACGACTGAGCTTGAAAAACTCAAACACTTTCTTGCTGACCTCGACTCAGGGAAGATCGTGAACAGTCGGGGCGAATCTTTTCACACCATGATCAATATCGGAATCGGCGGTTCAGATCTTGGCCCCAGAGCGATCTATCTCGCCCTGCAGCCATTCCGCAAGAACGGTCGCACCGTAAAATTCATTTCCAACGTCGACCCGGATGATGCGGCATCAGTGCTGTCGGGAATCGATCTTACCCGGACCCTGGTCTGCGTTGTCTCCAAAAGCGGCACCACTCTTGAGACCCTCACTAATGAAAGCCTCACCAGTAAAGCCTTTGCCGCTGAAGGGCTCAAGCCGGAGGAGCATTTCATTGCCGTTACCGGGATGGGGAGTCCGATGGACAATCCTGAAAAGTATCTGCGCTCTTTCTATATGTTTGACTATATCGGCGGCCGTTACAGTGCAACTTCAATGGTCGGCGGGGTCATGCTCGGCTTCGCTCTCGGCTACGATCACTTTCTCGCCTTCCTGAAAGGGGCAAACAACATAGATCGCTGCGCAGAAGAAACAAGTATCCGCCGGAATATCCCGCTCCTTCTGGCCCTTCTCGGGATCTGGAACCGCAATTTCCTGAAACACCAGACCCTTGCCATTCTTCCCTACAGCCAGGCTCTGGTTCGTTTTGTGGCCCATCTTCAACAATGTGACATGGAAAGCAACGGCAAATCAATCAACCGCCAGGGAAAACCTCTGCCCTATGATTCAGGGCCGGTCATCTGGGGTGAACCCGGGACCAACGGCCAGCATGCCTTCTACCAGCTGATCCATCAAGGGACAACCGTTATTCCGGTCGAATTCATCGGTTTCCGGGAAAACCAGTACGGCAGGGATATCAACATCAGGGGCACTACTTCACAGGAAAAACTTGTCGCCAACCTCCTTGCCCAGATGATGGCCCTGGCGGTCGGCAAGGACGACACCAATCCGAATCGCATCTTCTCCGGCAACCGCCCGAGCTCGCTGTTGCTCGCAGACCGGCTCGACCCAGAAACCATGGGAGAACTGCTGGCCGTATATGAAAACAAAATCGCCTTCCAGGGGTTTATCTGGAATATAAACTCTTTTGATCAGGAAGGCGTGCAGCTCGGTAAATACCTGGCTGACCGCATCCTCGACAGAATATCCGGCAGAACAACGAGTGATCCAGTCATGAAAACCGGCAAAGATGGGGACGTTGACGGGAATGTTCTGTCCGCTGCCAGGATTGCAGTGCGAAAGCAGCAATAA
- the cobO gene encoding cob(I)yrinic acid a,c-diamide adenosyltransferase, whose translation MEKGMIIVNTGNGKGKTTSAFGQALRVSGHGGRVCIIQFIKGKWQTGEVKAMEVLSKNIEVHVCGTGFTWEADDQDVVAEAGRKGWQLAREKICSGKYRLVILDEITYLLNYGVIPEDELLRVLQERPAGVDVLLTGRGAGRAIIEAADLVTEMREIKHPYSTGVAARKGVEF comes from the coding sequence ATGGAAAAGGGGATGATTATCGTCAATACCGGCAACGGCAAAGGCAAGACAACTTCAGCTTTCGGACAGGCTCTCCGGGTATCCGGGCATGGCGGCCGGGTCTGCATTATCCAGTTTATCAAGGGGAAATGGCAGACCGGCGAGGTGAAGGCCATGGAGGTTTTGAGCAAAAACATTGAGGTTCATGTGTGCGGCACAGGATTTACCTGGGAAGCTGATGATCAGGATGTTGTGGCGGAGGCGGGGAGAAAGGGCTGGCAGCTTGCCCGGGAGAAAATTTGTTCCGGAAAGTACCGATTGGTGATTCTGGATGAGATCACTTATCTGCTCAATTACGGGGTGATTCCGGAAGATGAGCTCCTCAGAGTTTTACAGGAGCGGCCTGCTGGGGTCGATGTTTTGCTGACCGGTCGTGGCGCGGGGCGGGCCATTATTGAGGCGGCCGATCTGGTCACTGAAATGCGGGAAATCAAACATCCATACAGCACAGGAGTAGCAGCGAGAAAAGGGGTTGAGTTCTAA
- a CDS encoding PilZ domain-containing protein — protein sequence MSEKELRGSTRKDSLNLLDYVVLDESGEEMNRAMARTLNVSTKGILLETHVPFDIGQNLEITLGLENDLVEVRGRVVRCESGTHEGYHSGVEFLEIGPSEMVTLQKFLTAFNEKQQGSGWL from the coding sequence ATGAGTGAAAAAGAACTTCGTGGCAGCACAAGAAAGGATTCACTGAATCTTCTGGATTACGTCGTTCTCGATGAATCGGGAGAGGAGATGAATCGGGCCATGGCCCGTACTTTAAACGTGAGCACGAAAGGGATACTCCTCGAAACTCATGTCCCGTTTGATATCGGCCAGAATCTTGAGATTACTCTAGGACTTGAAAATGACCTTGTCGAGGTAAGAGGAAGAGTCGTCCGCTGCGAAAGCGGAACCCATGAAGGGTATCATTCCGGGGTGGAGTTTCTTGAAATAGGGCCTTCTGAAATGGTTACCCTGCAAAAATTCCTGACCGCCTTTAATGAAAAGCAGCAAGGTTCGGGCTGGCTATAA
- a CDS encoding dynamin family protein yields MTTPNKLQQEIKKKTLARLGPLFERYRLDHDDLESVMKWKSIVLILGNFSSGKSTLINELFESNIQRTGQSPTDDSFTVLTAPAKGEPAREIPGSSLVNDERLPFTAFKEYGDQFTSHFLMKEVESDLLENLAIIDSPGMLDAITEKDRGYDYARVVGDLAHLADLVVLMFDPHKAGTIREAYETIRNTLPESLGEDRILFVMSRLDECDNPADLVRSYGTLCWNLSQMTGRKDIPRIFLTYSPNVSQVPENMSIWNNERNELKERILSAQKMRVSHILQHVDRQARELRMIAEAMTSIGVHGRTLLGKTLRGASALALFLFLFLDIISRKFLSIPDTTLLTSLANGSAGLPNLLVPLAGAGAAYVLAFLLYSRYLLPRLIRKSAASPDDLVDLGTRHRLQLWKKIRTHTQTLVADAGLGDVIFSHRKHIMRIERFLDRDLQEYYSRNQ; encoded by the coding sequence ATGACCACCCCCAACAAATTACAACAGGAAATCAAGAAAAAAACTCTGGCCAGACTGGGACCTCTTTTCGAACGTTACCGCCTTGATCACGACGACCTGGAATCAGTCATGAAGTGGAAATCAATCGTCCTGATCCTTGGCAACTTCTCCTCCGGCAAATCAACCCTGATCAATGAACTTTTCGAAAGCAACATTCAGAGAACAGGTCAGTCTCCTACCGACGACTCCTTTACCGTACTTACCGCCCCTGCGAAGGGAGAACCGGCCCGCGAAATCCCGGGCTCCAGCCTGGTCAATGACGAGCGGCTGCCGTTCACCGCCTTCAAGGAATATGGCGACCAGTTCACCTCGCACTTCCTGATGAAGGAGGTTGAATCCGACCTGCTCGAAAATCTGGCAATCATTGACAGCCCGGGAATGCTGGACGCAATCACTGAAAAAGACCGGGGGTACGATTACGCCCGGGTTGTCGGTGATCTGGCCCATCTTGCCGATCTGGTGGTCCTGATGTTTGACCCGCACAAAGCCGGAACCATCCGCGAGGCGTATGAAACCATCCGTAACACTTTGCCGGAAAGCCTTGGTGAAGACAGAATACTCTTTGTCATGAGTCGTCTGGATGAGTGTGACAATCCGGCAGACCTGGTCCGCTCCTATGGGACCCTGTGCTGGAATCTGTCCCAGATGACGGGAAGAAAAGATATCCCCAGGATATTTCTTACTTATTCTCCCAACGTTTCCCAGGTTCCGGAAAACATGTCCATCTGGAACAACGAGCGGAATGAATTGAAAGAGAGGATTCTGTCTGCCCAGAAAATGCGGGTGAGTCATATTCTTCAACATGTGGACAGACAGGCCCGGGAATTACGAATGATCGCCGAAGCAATGACCAGTATCGGCGTTCATGGCAGAACCCTGTTGGGAAAAACCCTGCGGGGCGCCTCCGCTCTTGCCCTTTTCCTGTTTCTTTTCCTGGACATTATCAGCAGGAAATTCTTAAGCATCCCCGACACCACCCTGCTCACTTCCCTGGCCAACGGCTCTGCAGGGCTGCCGAACCTGCTCGTCCCCCTGGCCGGAGCTGGCGCAGCCTACGTCCTGGCCTTCCTGCTCTACTCCAGATATCTGCTGCCCCGGTTGATCAGAAAGTCAGCGGCATCTCCTGATGACCTTGTTGATCTCGGCACCAGACACCGGCTCCAGCTGTGGAAAAAGATTCGGACCCACACGCAAACGCTTGTTGCTGATGCAGGGCTCGGAGATGTGATCTTTTCCCACCGCAAGCACATTATGCGGATCGAAAGGTTTCTTGACCGCGATCTTCAGGAGTATTACAGCAGAAACCAGTAA
- the aroA gene encoding 3-phosphoshikimate 1-carboxyvinyltransferase, with protein sequence MKEIRPYKHINARIEVPGSKSITQRALIAAALAKGDSILRGPLASDDTRYTAKALRAMGVRIKKNKRSWKVSGNNGQILEPPKKLYLGNNGTATRFLASLVSLGHGVFSITGDKRMEQRPIQPLIDALCGWGVAIRSIKETGCPPLEVRADGIRGGLTTLPEGRSSQYLSSLLLVAPYAAHRAKLEVAGEVYSKPYVQMTLNVMKSFGVKVIAKKDFSYFEIPRRKYLGQDYQIEGDASSASYFWAAAAVTEGRVEVVNVPKKSMQGDTALVKILAEMGCLVEYSDTGILVEGPAELKGVDVDMADCPDVVPTLAVVAARAKGRTIIRNIGHLRIKECDRLHVMSTELNKLGVRTEEGPDYLVIEGAGARATLNGAVIDTHDDHRIAMSFAVAGLFVPGVRILDEGVVAKSFPDFWERFQKLYGIERDSTL encoded by the coding sequence ATGAAAGAGATCAGACCATACAAACATATTAACGCCCGGATAGAAGTGCCGGGGTCCAAGAGCATCACCCAGAGAGCGCTGATTGCAGCCGCCCTTGCCAAAGGAGACAGTATTCTGCGCGGACCACTGGCAAGTGACGACACCCGTTATACGGCAAAGGCGTTGCGCGCGATGGGGGTCAGGATAAAAAAGAACAAGAGATCCTGGAAGGTTTCCGGCAACAACGGCCAGATTCTGGAGCCGCCGAAGAAGCTTTATCTTGGCAATAATGGAACCGCCACCCGGTTTCTTGCCTCGCTGGTTTCCCTGGGTCATGGAGTGTTCAGCATTACCGGCGACAAGCGGATGGAACAGCGGCCGATCCAGCCACTGATCGATGCTTTGTGTGGCTGGGGGGTTGCAATCCGCAGTATAAAAGAGACAGGCTGCCCGCCTCTTGAAGTAAGGGCTGATGGAATACGGGGCGGTCTGACGACGCTCCCCGAAGGCAGAAGCAGTCAGTATCTTTCATCACTGCTGCTGGTTGCTCCGTATGCGGCTCATCGGGCCAAGCTTGAAGTAGCCGGCGAGGTGTATTCCAAACCCTATGTCCAGATGACCCTCAATGTCATGAAGTCTTTCGGGGTCAAGGTGATTGCCAAAAAGGATTTCTCATACTTCGAGATTCCCAGAAGAAAATATCTTGGCCAGGACTACCAGATTGAGGGTGATGCCTCCAGCGCTTCCTATTTCTGGGCTGCCGCTGCGGTGACTGAGGGCAGGGTGGAGGTTGTCAATGTGCCGAAGAAATCCATGCAGGGCGACACGGCCCTGGTGAAAATTCTGGCCGAGATGGGGTGCCTGGTTGAGTACAGTGATACCGGGATCCTTGTTGAAGGGCCGGCGGAATTAAAGGGGGTTGATGTTGACATGGCTGATTGCCCAGATGTCGTCCCTACCCTGGCAGTGGTTGCAGCCCGGGCGAAAGGGAGGACGATCATCAGGAACATCGGACATCTGAGGATCAAGGAGTGTGACCGCCTGCATGTCATGTCAACCGAATTGAATAAACTGGGGGTCAGGACCGAGGAAGGGCCGGACTATCTGGTGATTGAAGGGGCGGGAGCGCGCGCCACTTTAAACGGCGCAGTGATCGACACCCATGATGATCACCGGATTGCCATGAGTTTTGCCGTGGCGGGTCTCTTTGTGCCGGGGGTGAGAATTCTTGATGAAGGAGTGGTGGCAAAATCTTTTCCCGATTTCTGGGAAAGATTTCAAAAGCTTTACGGGATAGAGAGAGATTCGACCTTATAG
- a CDS encoding M48 family metalloprotease: protein MFVLKLAVFFLSVRIYLSKKPIHLVKDYMAAETRLSVLALALFLVDVYVLDLKYYLASLTFSDKISSLAGISGLFLFLFYLTVLWFLLRKSYESVFGVKHRPVVFITAKLKLCISLVLPWLILSLLHDLLLLIPWPSFRVFMLSPWGDPVLFVVFLVAAVIWLPVLLIKLWGCVPLPPGPVRSHIENFCLEQGVSFKEICYWPLFEGKLLTAGVMGIVANFRYLMITPALQEALTAEELESVVAHEIGHVKKRHLLLYLLLFLGFGIISQLSVKPILYLLFGSEFFYELLFDYQGEPGALLATLTGVPLILLTLLYFRYVFGYFMRNFERQADLHAFRVMGGAGPLVRVFEKIAWLSGKVRDLPSWHHFGIGQRIDYLLECGRGARNPGGHDLKVYGSIAAYLVVLAMTVFFALQITDKLIEDQPGRKFAESVLMKKLELEPDNPTWHQFLGDLRLGRGLYTDAIAAYEKSLALEPENPEVLNNLAWLLLTVDHERDKNRARALDLALQAVKLHVRGYILDTLAEAYWQNGLREDAIKTGRRAMEEDPENREYYRQQVKKFEDSGSES, encoded by the coding sequence TTGTTTGTTCTGAAACTGGCCGTTTTTTTTCTGTCGGTCCGGATCTATCTCTCCAAAAAACCGATCCATCTTGTAAAAGATTATATGGCTGCGGAGACAAGGCTCTCCGTTCTGGCTCTTGCGCTGTTCCTTGTCGATGTTTACGTCCTGGATCTGAAGTATTACCTCGCATCTCTGACATTTTCTGACAAAATCTCTTCACTTGCTGGTATCAGCGGATTATTCCTGTTTCTTTTCTATCTGACGGTTCTCTGGTTCCTGCTCAGAAAAAGTTATGAATCTGTTTTCGGGGTCAAACACCGGCCGGTTGTGTTCATAACGGCAAAACTCAAACTCTGTATCTCCCTGGTATTGCCGTGGCTTATTCTGTCGCTGCTTCATGACCTGCTGCTACTGATCCCCTGGCCATCTTTCCGGGTTTTCATGCTGTCGCCGTGGGGAGATCCGGTTCTCTTTGTTGTATTTCTGGTGGCGGCGGTGATCTGGCTGCCGGTCCTGCTGATAAAGCTCTGGGGGTGCGTGCCGCTGCCGCCCGGACCGGTAAGAAGCCATATTGAGAATTTCTGCCTGGAACAGGGCGTTTCATTTAAAGAGATCTGTTACTGGCCTCTTTTTGAAGGAAAGCTGTTAACCGCAGGGGTCATGGGGATTGTTGCAAATTTTCGTTATCTGATGATCACTCCGGCCCTGCAGGAAGCGTTGACCGCGGAAGAGCTTGAAAGCGTGGTTGCCCACGAGATCGGCCATGTCAAAAAGAGGCACCTTCTCCTCTATCTCCTGCTCTTTCTGGGATTCGGGATCATTTCTCAACTCAGTGTGAAGCCGATTCTCTATCTCCTTTTCGGCAGCGAATTTTTCTATGAACTGCTCTTTGATTATCAGGGGGAACCCGGGGCGCTGCTGGCGACTCTGACCGGGGTGCCCCTGATCCTGTTGACCCTGCTCTATTTCCGGTATGTGTTCGGTTATTTCATGCGAAATTTTGAGCGGCAGGCGGATCTCCATGCGTTCAGGGTCATGGGCGGGGCCGGTCCTCTGGTCAGGGTTTTTGAAAAGATTGCCTGGTTGAGCGGCAAGGTCAGAGATCTGCCGAGCTGGCATCATTTCGGGATTGGCCAGCGAATTGATTATCTGCTGGAATGCGGGCGCGGGGCACGGAACCCCGGGGGTCATGATCTCAAGGTCTACGGCAGCATTGCGGCCTATCTGGTCGTGCTTGCCATGACGGTTTTCTTTGCTCTGCAGATTACCGACAAACTGATTGAGGATCAGCCCGGGAGGAAATTTGCCGAGTCGGTTCTCATGAAAAAACTGGAGTTGGAGCCGGATAACCCCACCTGGCATCAGTTCCTGGGTGATCTGCGACTCGGCAGGGGACTCTACACGGACGCCATCGCTGCCTATGAAAAGAGCCTTGCTCTGGAACCTGAAAATCCGGAAGTCCTCAATAATCTGGCCTGGCTTCTGCTGACCGTTGACCATGAAAGGGATAAAAACCGGGCTCGCGCCCTGGACCTTGCGTTGCAGGCGGTCAAGCTCCACGTCCGTGGCTACATTCTTGATACGCTTGCTGAAGCTTACTGGCAGAACGGATTAAGAGAGGACGCGATCAAGACGGGGCGAAGGGCCATGGAAGAAGATCCCGAGAATCGCGAGTATTATCGGCAGCAGGTGAAAAAATTTGAGGATTCCGGCAGTGAATCATGA